One genomic window of Streptomyces sp. NBC_01276 includes the following:
- a CDS encoding HAD-IA family hydrolase, with the protein MPASTTTAPVVLTTRALLLDMDGTIVNSDAVVERCWREWAVSHGLDPQEALKVVHGRQGYATMAVLLPERPMELNHAENKVMLARETADTDGVVPVGGAEEFMASIAGLPHALVTSADAALAAARMTAAALPMPRVRVTAESVGASKPDPEGFLKGAAELGVDPADCVVFEDSGAGIAAGLAAGMRVIGVGPRAAAYGPTAHVPDLTSVSVEADGDGTIRLALTPAS; encoded by the coding sequence ATGCCGGCCAGCACGACCACCGCCCCCGTCGTCCTCACCACCCGGGCCCTGCTCCTGGACATGGACGGCACCATCGTCAACTCGGACGCGGTGGTCGAGCGCTGCTGGCGCGAGTGGGCGGTGTCCCACGGGCTGGACCCGCAGGAGGCGCTCAAGGTGGTCCACGGCCGCCAGGGCTACGCCACGATGGCCGTCCTGCTGCCCGAGCGCCCGATGGAGCTCAATCACGCCGAGAACAAGGTGATGCTCGCCCGCGAGACGGCCGACACCGACGGCGTGGTCCCCGTCGGGGGCGCCGAGGAGTTCATGGCGTCCATCGCCGGGCTCCCGCACGCCCTCGTCACCTCGGCCGACGCCGCCCTGGCCGCGGCCCGGATGACGGCGGCCGCGCTGCCGATGCCGCGCGTCCGCGTCACCGCCGAATCCGTCGGGGCCAGCAAGCCCGACCCCGAGGGGTTCCTCAAGGGCGCGGCCGAGCTGGGCGTGGACCCGGCCGACTGCGTGGTCTTCGAGGACTCCGGCGCCGGCATCGCCGCGGGCCTGGCGGCCGGCATGCGCGTGATCGGCGTCGGCCCGCGCGCCGCGGCGTACGGGCCGACGGCCCACGTTCCCGACCTGACCTCGGTCAGCGTCGAGGCGGACGGGGACGGAACGATCCGCCTCGCCCTCACCCCTGCCTCCTGA
- a CDS encoding peptidoglycan-binding protein: MAPEPHTPAYGIPVPVPAEQTVQLSPVAPHPRRAGSGAGSARRNRLLVPLIAGGGVLAAGAVALSLGVFTGSGKGDAALLDPSPSAPAISVAPVGPSDGPTGETPPPSASASPSASASASRSASPSASAASPTASRSSSAAPAPTGTTGRPAGPTTRPPAPKPATLRSGDSGPEVEKLQRLLADQGLYRGRFDGRYGHSVERAVDDFQFYNDVEGDPQGVYGPATRRALEG; the protein is encoded by the coding sequence GTGGCTCCGGAGCCCCACACGCCCGCCTACGGCATACCCGTACCGGTGCCGGCCGAGCAGACGGTGCAGCTGAGCCCCGTCGCCCCGCACCCGCGCCGCGCGGGCTCCGGCGCGGGCTCCGCTCGGCGGAACCGGCTGCTGGTGCCGCTGATCGCCGGTGGTGGCGTCCTGGCCGCCGGCGCGGTGGCACTGTCGCTCGGGGTCTTCACGGGCTCCGGGAAGGGCGACGCCGCCCTGCTGGACCCCAGTCCGTCGGCGCCCGCCATCAGCGTCGCTCCGGTCGGCCCGTCGGACGGGCCCACCGGGGAGACGCCGCCCCCCTCCGCGTCGGCCTCGCCCAGCGCGAGCGCCTCCGCGTCGCGCTCCGCGTCCCCGTCCGCCTCCGCCGCGAGCCCCACCGCGTCCCGCTCGTCCTCCGCGGCCCCGGCCCCGACGGGGACCACCGGCCGCCCCGCCGGCCCCACCACCCGGCCGCCCGCGCCCAAGCCGGCGACCCTGCGTTCCGGGGACTCCGGCCCCGAGGTGGAGAAGCTCCAGCGGCTCCTGGCGGACCAGGGCCTGTACCGGGGCCGCTTCGACGGCCGCTACGGGCATTCCGTCGAGCGGGCCGTGGACGACTTCCAGTTCTACAACGACGTCGAAGGCGACCCGCAGGGCGTCTACGGTCCGGCGACCCGGCGGGCCCTGGAGGGATAG